One Phaseolus vulgaris cultivar G19833 chromosome 2, P. vulgaris v2.0, whole genome shotgun sequence DNA window includes the following coding sequences:
- the LOC137809420 gene encoding probable CCR4-associated factor 1 homolog 11 produces the protein MKRDSNNNMTLPCVSVMTRSVWSYNLESEFELIRSVIALYPFISMDTEFPGVVFQSHPAFQQPQNNYAVMKANVDSMHLIQVGLTLSDRHGNLPTFGTSNRFIWEFNFCEFDVTQHPHAPHSIALLRRQGIDFDKNRRFGVSIVRFAELMMFSGLLCNSNIQWIAFHSAYDFGYMVKILSQRFFCMQPFLPPNLCDFLQLVKFFFGYKVYDVKHLIKFCPNLHGGLDKVSESLGLDNSCRRSHHAGSDSLLTLHVFNKIKTLYFHTEFDLLKHAGVMYGLEIIVAN, from the coding sequence GTGATGACAAGATCAGTGTGGTCTTACAACCTTGAATCAGAGTTCGAGTTGATTCGTTCAGTCATTGCCTTATATCCTTTCATCTCAATGGATACGGAGTTTCCTGGCGTCGTCTTTCAGTCACATCCAGCATTCCAACAACCACAAAATAACTACGCAGTGATGAAAGCTAACGTGGACAGTATGCACCTCATTCAAGTGGGCCTCACCCTTTCAGACCGCCACGGCAACCTTCCAACCTTTGGAACCTCCAACCGCTTCATTTGGGAATTCAACTTCTGTGAGTTCGATGTGACACAACATCCTCATGCTCCTCACTCCATCGCCCTCCTCCGACGTCAAGGCATAGATTTTGACAAGAATCGAAGGTTTGGAGTGAGCATTGTGCGATTTGCTGAGTTAATGATGTTCTCAGGACTCCTTTGCAACAGTAATATTCAATGGATTGCTTTTCATAGTGCCTATGATTTTGGGTACATGGTCAAGATATTGAGTCAACGCTTTTTTTGTATGCAACCATTTCTACCTCCCAACTTGTGTGACTTTCTTCAACTCGTTAAATTCTTCTTTGGATACAAAGTATACGACGTTAAGCATCTCATCAAATTTTGTCCCAACCTTCATGGCGGTTTAGACAAAGTTTCTGAGTCTCTCGGTTTGGATAATAGTTGCAGAAGAAGTCATCATGCAGGCTCCGATAGCTTACTCACTCTCcatgttttcaataaaattaaaactctaTATTTTCATACAGAGTTTGACTTACTCAAACATGCAGGTGTTATGTATGGTTTAGAGATAATAGTTGCAAATTAG